Genomic DNA from Cydia splendana chromosome 14, ilCydSple1.2, whole genome shotgun sequence:
TGAACATTACGgaataacatttaaataaaagacaatataaaacaataattttaaaaactactTAGTACTGCATTATTAAAACTACCTAAGTTTCAATAATACAACATAAGGATTCAAATCACCTGTGAACTAATTTTCattgtataaaatgtaaaaggtGACTGAACTTATCGATAGCTGAAAAAATCGATAAAATTCAATGTACCAACTCTATGGGCGTTTGATTTTTGCCATGAGCAATTCCGCCCTCTGATCATAACTGTATATAAATCTGATTGAATTTGAAGGtgcttataattattttgtaaaagTTCTGTAATTTAAGTAAAAATGGAACCATAATTTCCTGCGACTGCTACAAAATATGTCCACAAAAGTTATTTCAAACAAACACCtgaataatttcatttcatttattcatgcTAATTATCATGTAATGCATTATTTGATGTGACCACAAGTACATACTTCAGGGAATATAATCAAATGGTCACAAATTATAGCAATTATATTATATCcaaccatttcattttattttattttagagcCTTGTATCAGAATATGTGGTAtcgtttgtttaattattttccattgctAATTCTGTGTGCCctttggcaaaggcctcccccaacaCTTTCCAATCTTCTTGCTTCTGTGCCAGTCTATTCCAGGTTTTTCCAGCTGGCTTTACCAGATCATCCTCCCATCTTCTGAAAGGTTTTCCTCCCTTTCTCTTGCCCTCTCTTGGGTACCATAGTGTTGCTGATTTATTCCATTTGTCTTCTCCTCTAATTACATGGCCAGCCCATTTCCACTTAAGTGTTCTTAGTTTTAGCACCACAACTTGGGTCTTTGTAACTTTCCTGATTATGTTGTGGTTGATTTTATCTATTTTCCTCTTTCCCATCATGCTTCGTTCCATGCTTCATTGGCAAGTACGAAGTTTGGTTTGTTGTGATTTGGTGATATCCAACCATACAGACTCCTTAagcataaaataatacaaataatcACAAATTACTTACTTTTTCAAGTGGGCAGCGACGGTCTTGACGACCTTGTCTTGTTCAACATCCTTAAGCGTGACGGAACGCAtctgaaatattaaatatattcaatTTAATTATCGTTTAAGCGGTACTACTCGAATACTCCACGAATTTTCAACTAAAGAACCAGAATCGCTTCGTGCTTCTAATAAAAGTTAGGTTATGTTAtaagaaatacatttttgtttataataaatatatcgtcaaagtcaatgttaaaactgttaCAGAAGAATATCAGATATAGTTCACTAAACGAGTGTTCGAGAAGGTAATTTTgctgaaaaataagaaaaacgaaTGGAATGGCATCTACGCTCGTGTCATGACAGTTCAGTTGGCGAATACGCCAACTCTTAGAGTGTGAAAGTAATTTGCTCTTTCAAAGGCAAAATGCACAAAACGGTAGTCACGATATTACCTTAACTTTCAAATATCACAAATATACCGAACTGTTTTATAATTtcacaaaataatgaaaatccCATGTGGCTATAACCCACCTTGCTTTTGGCTGTCAACCGGAAGaaagaacgaaaaaaaaaaacttacagtGTTGACATTGTAATGCTATGAAatctactatttttttttaaggaattaatctgttttataaataaaatggaatttaTTATGAAAACTTAAACAGAAACTTGATTTATACTGCATATATTAATGGACAATTAGGTGCAGTTGCAAtttcattcaaaataaaattatatactgTTTTAAATTACCATAATGGTAGAAATCAATGAAATCCATAGACACTGATGAGCGGCAATAtgctatttaataaaaatatgcaTCAATAATTGACtgtaattatataataaaatattgggTGCTATTAGTTTATTTCATTTACTAAACTTAAtaatcataaaattcataaagtGTGTCATTGTCTTTACATGAATTTAACCATCTAGAGTCAGTAGAGTCTATGGTTTAATGTTGTCATAAATTGGAAAATGGCCGCGAAACAGAGTTCAATGGAACAAGAAGGTGATAATATTGCAAATTACGTGCTAAACTAACtcatttttaagttattttgcaTTATATAATGCATAACTTGTTATACATCATTGTCCAATACAACTTACGTGTTCGTGGTACTAAACCTTTGTTCTTTGTTGGTGATGTTTTCATTACGTTCTAGGGCAAGCAGCACCCGACGATATTCCTCTGGCATCCCTCGAGGAAAGCCTTTTGAGCCTAGAAAAGCTTGATCGTGCATCACCAGAGCTATGGCCTGAACAAAGTAAGACTATAAAGATATTTATTACGTTTTATTCGTCATAACCCAAGCAGATTAATTTTCAAAAAGCGCGGGATTTTGGTTTCTTCCATGATGTTGTCATTCCGTCCATTACGTATCGGATTATGATTTCTGGCATTTCGGTTACAACCGATTTGCTTTTGAACTTTTAATATTACCATGGGTGATGGAAACAATAACGCGACGCAGGCCGATAATGGGTCCCCTTGTTCTGATGATTTCGCAGTGCCTGGAGTGTCCGAATTCGCACCGCTTCATAATCCTAACCAGTCGCCTCCCGCCTGGAGCAGAGGACTCACAAAAGAAGACGTGGTTGTAATGCAACGTAAGTGTTACAAATCGTGAACTAGGCTCCATAGTAAAGTGTTATGTGCTTTCTTGGTTATGTTTATTGAATCGTTAATGATGTTTTGTTTACAACTTTATTTACAGAACTGGCAGCTCTCTCAACTAGTGGCCTTATAATGGAAGTGAAGAAACTGCATGACATGGCATACCAACTGGGACTAGAAGAGGCTAAGGAAATGACAAGAGGGAAATATCTGAATATATTTGCAAGAAGAAATCGATAGGCCGCTAGTGTAATTTACTTAGCAGTTATTCAGGTTAGTCATTAAGTTGTAGTCTGTTACTAGTTAATATCTTTCAGGTTTAGGTTAATTGTTGCCGACTTTTTCAGTTGACTCAAACAAAAAGTATAAACTAAAACCTGAGGTATGAACTCGACAGattgtttttgttgttataattgtttgatttataattaaacttgataaaagttctatatttttaattactttataaATGCATTGTGATATTTCTgagttagggctcatttagatggTGCGAGAAATCTCATgcaagtttcattacattgcattATTTGATCGGTTGGCTGAATTGTTGTAACCTCAATgatccgcaatgtaactaaaatcgcacgcgagttcgcgcgctgtctaaatgagcccttaataATTCTAACTCGGTACCTTACATGTGGTTTTTAATGTATTAAGTGCCAAGGTTGCAATAATTTTGTTGAACATAAATATGGTAATGCTTTGGCCTGTATGCTCTGTCCTCCCGTTCATATGAAGCTAATTAGACTTAAGGTGCCAGTAGTTCAGGTCCATCTCCAAATGCAACTTGCCAAGCACTGAGCAGATGGCAATGCAATTGTTATTGAGTTTTAATATTTAGTAAGTTTTTACAAATTGATTAGTTCGTATTTTTAGaaacaatttttattaatagcatttgtttaaaaaatagttTCAAATTTTTAATGATGCATATTCGACCTATGTTTGAATCTTTAATCAATATTTATGTTTTAGAAAAGCactatgatttttttaataactgcaAGTCATGCATGACTTATAGCAAATATTTGACAGAATACTAAGAGAAAAACTGTTTGATATAACATACTCGCTCCAGCTTTGAACGggttaataaattttacacctaAATCTTCTTCAGGAATCACTATtggataggtgaaaaccgcatgcaagtccgttcagtagtttttgagtttctcGAGAACATaaaaaacaaacacacaaacagacgcgtCATCAACATAGATTGACTTTAAGCCCACCTCCGGGTAAAGGTAATGATTTTAGCAGTATATTTATGTATGATTGATGCACCACTATAGTCCAATTAACACTTAACTGTCTACTTACCTCTTCATATGCTTAAATCATTGAACTGATGAAGCAAGGCGTAAGCAGACtagcaagaacttgcatgcaatttacGTTACATTGCCAACTATGTACTAAGGTAAACTACATTCAAGTCTGATCAGATActgcaatgtaatgaaaattgCATCCAAGTTCTTGCTAGTTTAAACCGCGCTTTAGATGAAATAAATTCGGTATGGATGGGATGGACAGTTATTATCTTGGGCAGAacctagtacagtcagcaatattATTTGCGTACAAACTGTCAAACTTGTATGCGGTAGGGTTACCTTTTATCaacagctgactgtacatcatAGACTGCAAAAATTATACCATTCCATACTCCATAGTCAGGTAAAATTTTAGGTATCTACTTTTCTATTCAAGATCCTAAAAAAGGTTGTCTAGTTCCTAgaatagtacagtcagcagcataaGTTGTTAAGCGGCTCATCTGTGCAAAATGattttgacgcgactttattgttaagagaataagcaagagtgtgtcaaggtaattttgaacacctcgcccgcattgcaacttctgctgctgactgtataagCTAGTTTCACCCAACACAAAATCGTGTTGAAaggaaacaatttattttaacccaaataacattttattacacTATGTTAACAAATTTAGTCTAAGAGCTaagactaaaaaaaaaatttgacagaAATTCACATTGTCTTACATCATTATACAGTCATACATTATGCTTATCGAACTTCCATAGTTCTAATCATGGACCTAAATTTAAAATTCGAGTCATGCTATCATGCTGAACTTGTTGGAATAGTGATGAAGTTAGTTACTTTATCTATgttaaattttaaaacattttgttGGAtgccagtggcctattttataaagctacaagttacaatttacaagcggaagtctctttctaaccttatgtgttagaacgagacttccgcttgtaaattgtaacttgtagctttataaatagccacgtcaaattaagccgaatttgggcaatctgcggaaataattcgtgtagttttgaaagtaccttaaaatacaaaaaaaaccggccaagagcatgtcgggccatgctcagtgtagggttccgtaattacccgtccgtcaaaatagactatttacaaaaactcaaaaactgctagaccgattaggttcgctatatttttccttaaaAGTCTTTatattttcacgatttttttcatattttttggacccatggttcaaaagttaggggaactaaagggtgaaacacaactttttttctttcagatcgattatttccgaaaatattaagttgatcataaaatggtccttaaagacccttattcattttaaaatacctatccaacgacagcccacactatagggttaacgcgaaaaaaaaaaattcattcctactttaatgtaggggagccaccctaaaaaaatatttttattatatttatattttacgactttgtcagcgtaacttatttatatatacgtgtcaaatttaatcataaaaattagaaaaaatattttttttatggtggctgccctacattacagtggggatgaaattttttttcgcttccactctatagtgtggggtgtcgttggataggtcttttaaaacgaataagggtcttcaagaaccattttatgatcaacttaatatttttggaaataatagatctgaaagaaaaaaccgggcaagtgcgagtcggactcgcgcacacggagggttccgtaccataatgcaaaaaaaaaaaaagaaaaaaaagcaaaagaaaaccggtcacccatccaagtactgaccactcccgacgttgcttaactttggtcaaaaatcacgtttgttgtatgggagccccatttaaatctttattttattctgtttttagtatttgttgttatagcggcaacagaaatacatcatctgtgaaaatttcaactgtctagctatcacggttcgtgagatacagcctggtgatagacagacggacggacggacggacggacagcgaagtcttagtaatagggtcccgttttaccctttgggtacggaaccctaaaaaagttgTGTTTCACCCTTTAGtttcccctaacttttgaaccatgggtccaaaaaatatgaaaaaaatcgtgaaaacatagcttagtaaagactttcaaggaaaaatatagcgaacctaatcggtccAGCAGTTTTtcagtttttgcaaatagtctattttgacggacgggtaactacagAACCCTACACTgggcatggcccgacatgctcttggccggtttttttttgtattttatcagAAGGttgcttagcttgcttattctaaactaaattttttattgatttaaactttcacgattattaaacattatcaaactacacaaccaaccaaccaaccaagtgcgggtagttcgaaaaactcgcgcggctagaagatgttgatgtcaacttgagccagtcttctccgagaccacggggacaacgccgtcctcgaaacgtcggaggtaaattttaaaacttaaatacgcgattaagtcccgttgtgtagtttgataatgtaaaatttttatttatgatgaacaattacgaaaaaacgatgttttcttaaaccgtctattttttatctcttatttaactttaacagcctgtagctcctaaagtattgatcgcagagtaaaaataaacataaccaaatttgtaggaaatttaatgttaaaacttttggccgaagtaattataatgctattcgtacagatattcgagatatgagcaaaaatatgaaataaaccgggcaagtgcgagtcggactcgcgcacgaagggttccgtaccattatgaaaaaaaaaaacggaaaaaatgcaaaaaaaaacggtcacccatccaagtactgaccacgcccgacgttgcttaaaactttggtcaaaaatcacgtttgttgtatgggagccccatttaaatctttattttattctgtttttagtatttgttgttatagcggcaacagaaatacatcatctgtgaaaatttcaactgtctagctatcacggttcgtgagatacagcctggtgacagacagacggaccgctgtccgtccgacagcggaagtcttagtaatagggtcccgttttaccttttgggtacggaaccctaaaaaggtaccttcaaccccctcctacaccctcagcacaccccctaccctcgaggacttttagtatgtttatctggacaccacaaggtatacctgtaccaattttcaaaactacacgaattacttccgcagatttttctaatttgcttaatAGGCTAAAAATAGGCCACAGATATCACATAGTAAGTGGGTAACATAACAGttaactgaattattatttcaCTATTCTTTTTTTAATAAGCCAGATAATGGAACTCTTTTGGAATCAACAAGGCTTTTTAGACAAACATGGAAAgtaaattattgaataaccaAACAAAAGTAGGTTCATAAAACGGTAAAATTAGAAACCTAAACATTAAACTCACATACAGCATGTTACTAATCATTTCTGTCTATGAATCTCATCTTCAGAGGTTTGTTAGGTTTGGAAATTAATTGTTTTGTCGGCCTGATATCTCCATAGTGATATTCGAGTTTGAACTTCTTCAATATCTGAAACAAGCAGTCAATGATATCAGTTGCAACAGTTGGATATGTGCACGACAGCGCCTGATTGACTTTTATAGGCCACAAAAGTTATTTTACAGTTTGCTAAATGTCAAACAGGCCTTACCTGAAAGGTAAGGCCTACTAATTAACATGTTAACTGTCCCCGTACAAAATGATATGACAAAGTCACACGTCCAAGTGTGATTTCACTTTGAAGCTGTGAACCCATAGTGGAAGCACGGACTCTTGAAAAAATGCTTCATCACCCCACATTTGAGGCACCCGGTGGACAGGGAACGTGTAAAATAAAGACCCACAAATGATGCTGCGGTATTATTTAGTTAATTGCTATTAATTGCTTAAAAATGTTTGGGGAAACTGGCGTCTTTCAGTCCTTGGCGTAtgtctcaggactggccttacgggcaataagaatggtgcattgaatggggccagtacagcggtgtgacaccgctacaacgcgattggttgaaaTATAAGActatgttataattattaagttcCTAATTTAAAGTGAATTTGGTAGATTTAGTAAGACTAATATTGATCAAACATCTAAGGGTTAAGACTTCTTGttataaaaaaagtaattataaatCTGAAAGATCACCTGGACTGTAAGCAAAGACATCATGGCTTCAGCCATACTCTGTCCCAGGCACTTTCGGGCTCCATATCCAAAAGGTATGGAGGCAAAAGCATGGTAATCGCTGGACTCTTCCTTGAGCCACCTCTCTGGGTAAAATCGATTGGCGTCATCAAAGTTACTCTCTTTTCGGCAGGTGTCTTGGTTCGCCATAATGATTAGAGTACCTTTCGGGATACTGAAagaaaatttttaattttttaagtgTTTGTAAAATTTTGAttgattttataatatgattatTTCAACTCACTTGTATTTGTCCAATATTATGTTCTTAGGCAGTATCCTGGTAACTATTGGCATGGGAGGCACTAATCTAGAAGCAGAATAGTTGTTTATTACACACGTTTCATTGGGATGGTAGTGgtgcaatattttttaaattaataattgacTGAAGGTCTGCCAACACGCAATGGAGCGCAGCATTTTAGGTGTTAAAAGGACCGACCGCGTCCGGAACACTACGCTGCGCTCCAAAACCCAACACGCAATGGAGCGCAGCATTTTAGGTGTTAAAAGGACCGACCGCGTCCGGAACACTACGCTGCGCTCCAAAACCCGCATTGCAGACATTGGCAAAAAACCGCCATGCTCAAATAGGACTGGGCCGGCCAAGTCTATCGCATGCATCCAGATATTAGGTGGGCTAacatagccaccaagtggatacCGGTAAAGAAGCGTGGGCGGGGTAGGCCCAGAAGGAGATGGCGAGATGACTTTGACACCTTCCTttacaactggccggaggaagcacAAAATCGGGAGCTATGGAGAAtcaggggagaggcctttgcccagcagtgggacactcaaataggctaagaaaaaaaaatcccatatTGTATGTGTACACATACATTATTGCATGATGACATTTTGTGCCAGTTGGTGTGTTGCCAAGTAGTCTAATAGTAGTAGGAGTACAAAAAACATCAATACCTCAACGTCTCTTTAATGCAGGCTTGGAGATATGGCGTGTTTTCTTTAAGCGTCTGCACACTGTTCATGGAGCTGGTCACTAAGGCATCGACTTCTTGGACGAGGATGTTTTGCGCCCGTTGGTGTTTCGCCAAGTAGTATAGTAAGAAGGAAGTTGAGGATGAAATCTTGAAATGAATTGTGTAAAATAGACAAAAGATATTGTGACTGTCGCATAATTAAAGGCAtcaaaatacgagtgtgggtttataaAACGTGCTGAGAGTTTCATAAAATCACACGACACGAGTGTGTTGGCCAATAGTTTGCTGTTCCAGCTTTAATCATGCGACTTGATTCTTTATACCATTGCGAGGGTATATTTGAATGCTAATTATGGCCATGAAATAgctattttattatgtatttttggGACTAACCCTCG
This window encodes:
- the LOC134797122 gene encoding protein lin-52 homolog, with the protein product MAAKQSSMEQEGQAAPDDIPLASLEESLLSLEKLDRASPELWPEQMPGVSEFAPLHNPNQSPPAWSRGLTKEDVVVMQQLAALSTSGLIMEVKKLHDMAYQLGLEEAKEMTRGKYLNIFARRNR